TTCCGGCTCGGTCGCCGTCATGGCCCTGTTCGACGTACCGGGCCTGACCGGTCTTGCCTATGTCCCCGCGCTGGTCGCCACGATCGTCGCAATCGGCGTGACAGGTGCGATCTACGCGGTCTTCGGCGGCCTGAAAGCGGTGGCCGTTTCGGACACTATCAACGGCGTGGGCCTCCTCATCGTCGGGATACTGATACCGGTCCTGGGGCTGATCGCGCTGGGGGACGGCGAGTTCACTCGGGGGCTGTCCCGCCTGCTCGCCGGCCATCCCGAAAAGCTGAATGCTATCGGGGACGCCCAATCCCCGACGCCGTTCGGTACGATCTTCACCGGGATGATCTTCGCCAATCTGTTCTACTGGTGCACCAACCAGTATGTCATCCAGCGCACGCTGGGTGCGCGGTCGCTGGCCGAGGGTCAGAAGGGCGTCCTGGCGTCCGGCTTCTTCAAGATAATGGTCCCTTTCATGATGATGATCCCCGGGGTCATCGCCTTCCATCTCTACGGACCGGGCTTTGCGACCATCGACCAGGCTTATCCCCGGCTGGTGGCGGACCTTCTGCCCGTGGCGCTGTCGGGATTTTTCCTCGCGGTCCTGCTGGGCGCGGTTTTCAGCTCGTTCAACTCGCTGCTAAACAGCGCAGCGACCCTGTTCGCGATCGACGTCTATGCCCCTGCCAGGAACGATGCGGTCGATGATGCCGAGCTGGTCCGCGTGGCTAAGTTTGCCAGCGTCGTCATCGCGCTGTTCTCCTTTGCCATCGCGCCGCTGCTTCATTTCGCGCAGGAAGGCCTGTGGCAGGTCATCCGGGTTTTCACCGGCTTCTACAACATCCCGACCATCGCCATCGTCATAGTCGGCCTCTTCACCCGCCGCGTGCCCGCATTGGGCGCGAAGATCGCCATCGTCTTTCACGTCGTCGTCTACGCGCTGCTGCGGTTCGTGCTGGACGATGTGGTGACGCTGCACTTCATCCACCAATACGCCCTGCTGTTCCTCGCGGAGGTCGCGATCATGCTGGCCGCGGGTTACTGGAGGCCGCGAGAGACTCCCTGGTCCTTCACCCCGCGTCATGAAATCGACCTCGAAGAATGGCGCTATGCGAAACCGCTGGCAGGCACGCTGTTTTCCTGCGTCGTGGCGCTTTACCTGCTGTTCTCGCCGCTGGCGCTGGCGGGGGAGTCCGGGTTCAGCGACCTGTTCGGCCTGTCGATGGCGGGCCTGGTCATGGCGAATGTCGCAATCTGGCTTGCCGCGCGGCGAAGGGGGATGCCCGCGCCTGTCAGCTGACGAGCGAGGCCAGCACCCGGCGCTTCCCGGAAAAGGGGCGCCGCCCGTGCATGACCAGGAAATTATCGAGCAGCGCGACATCGCCCGCCTGCCACTCCACGTCGCGCGTCAACGCCTCTGACGCTTCGATGGCCGGTGCCATGTCCTCTGCCGTAACCGGCGTGCCGTCGCCGAAGGTAACCGACTTGTCGGCCCGGTTACGGGCATCCGACCAGCCTCGGAAAGCGGCGATCAGCTGGTTGAAGAACGTCTCCCGCCCATCGGGCAGTTCACGAATGGCAGGCAGCACGGGCGTCGTTGCGCGCAGGCTGCCATCTTCGCGCCACTGCCATTCGTAACCGAGCGCGGCGAGGCGTCTCTCCGCATCCTCGCGCGTCTGTGCGCCCAGCGTGCTTTTCCAGCTGCGCCCCTGGCCCGAACCGGCATCGTCTGCGCCGGGCATGACATTGGTGTAACGCACGCCCTCGCGCGCAAAGCGTTCGGCCACTTCGGGCGCCTCTGCCCGCATGCGCTCCAGCAGCCAGTCCGACCGGCAGACGGGCGTCGCCCCGCCCTCGCTAGGCGCGATTTCGCAATAGAAGAACAGTTTCGAGGGGTAGATCGGCGTCTGCGCCATTTCGTGATGCAGGTGAATCTCGGTTTCCGGCGGAGCCTCGTTGGCCGTGAAGACACGCGGCGTCACATTGACGCGCACCGCGTTCGACAGCGATTCCTCGTAAGTGAAGCCGTCTTCCCCATACCCTTCGACAGCGGCATCGAAATGCCCGGCATCGGGCACGTCGAACCCGCGAAACAGCAAGGTCCCGGCATGCAGCAGCGCATCGTCCACAGCGGTCTTCTGCTGCGAGAGGAATTCGCCAAGATCGCCCTGCCCGTGGATGACCGCCGGGAAATCCTTCGTGTCCGGTGTGCTGGCCATGTCTATGCGTCCTTCCCGAAGTCCAGTTCGACGGCCTGCCCGCTTGCCATGCTTTCCTGTGCGGCCACGCCCATCTGGACCGAACGCAGGCCGTCCAGCGTGCCGATTTGCGGCGCCTTGCCCGATGCAAGGCAATCGTGGAACGCGCATAGCTGGTAATAGGTGGCGCCCCAGTGATCGCCTGCCGCAAGCGCTTCGGCCGGTGTCGCCACCGGTTCCGCCACCGGTCCGCTGCGGTCGCGCGGGGACCAGATCACGCTGGCGCGCGGCAGGGCGACTTCCAGCTTTCCTGCCGGGCCGAGGGCATAGATGTCCTCCTGCTGCTCCGACCCTTCGGCAAACATGCACAGGTCCAGCACGGCGCGCGCCCCGCGCACGAAATCGACCACCACCACCGCGTTGTCGATGATATCGGGCACCTCGCCATCATAGCGTTCGTCCAGATGGTTCACGTCCTGCGCGCCGCTGGCATAGATGCGCCGCGGTTCGTCCTGCAGGATATGTCGCATCAGGTCGAAGAAATGGCAGCATTTCTCCACCAGCGTGCCGCCGCTGTTACGATTGAAGCGGTTCCAGTCGCCGACCTTTTCCAGGAACGGGAAACGGTGCTCGCGGATGCTGGCCATCTTCACCGGCCCCGTTTCGCCCGCATGCACCCGCTCGATGAAACGCGCGACCGGAGGCATGAAACGGTATTCGAGCCCAACCCATATGGGCGCGGGGTAATTGGCCGCCATGGCGTGCAGCGCGCGGGCATCGGCGAGGTTGGTGCACATCGGTTTTTCCAGCAGGATTGCCGGCCCCGCCGCCATGACCTGCCGGACCACATCGAAATGCGTCATGTTCGGGGACGCGATGATGACGGCATCAGGCTTCGCAGTGTCCAGCATTGCGCCGCAATCGGAGAAGAATTCCGGCGCCTGTCCCAGCTCTTCCGCAAGAACCCGCGCCGCCTCGCGCGAACCCTCGTCGGGGTCGCAAATACCGACCAGCCGCGCGCCCGGAACCAGGGCGACGTTGCGCATATGTTCGCGGCCCATCATGCCGCACCCGGCGATCGAATAGCGAAATTGCGAACTCATGAAACGCATTTAGCCCAAGCCGGCAGCCAGGCCAGCAATTCATGCTGTCATTCCGTGAAGATCATCATGGGCAGGCATTGGACCGGTGGCGGAGAGGGTGGGATTCGAACCCACGGTACCCAGAAGGCACAACAGTTTTCGAGACTGCCCCGTTCGACCACTCCGGCACCTCTCCGCACGAGGATTTCGCTCCTGCGCTGTCGCGCATGGGTCGTCAGGAGCGCGGCGGTTAGCCCAAGGCCTGCGGCTTGCCAACCCCCTTTTGCCATACGCTATCACCGCGCGTCCCACCCCGGGCTTTAGAACCTCTCGGGGGACCGGACCTTGTGGCCGCATTGCCGGGCGCTGGCAGACACACTATATGCCGATCCATGGACAACTCGGTGTATTTCTCCTCCACGGCAGGCCGCGAAATCGAAGTGCCGCGCAGTGCCAGTGCGCGCTTCGCGATCGGTGATGTGGTGCGTCACAAGATGTTCGATTTTCGCGGCGTCATCTTCGACATCGACCCCGTCTTCGCCAATAGCGATGAATGGTACGAATCCATTCCCAGGGACATCCGCCCCCGGCGCGACCAGCCCTTCTACCACCTGTTCGCCGAAAACGACGAAAGCAATTACGTCGCCTATGTCAGCCAGCAGAACCTGCTGGCCGATCCCGATGGCGGGCCGGTCGAACATCCTGAAGTATCGCAGCTGTTCGAAGCGTTCAGCAAGGGCCGCTACAAGATGCAGCGCAAGCTGACCCACTGACGCTCCGAAGGTCTGGCCGGATCAGTCCTTTATCTTCCAGCCGGATTTCAGGACGCGGTACACGATGACCGCGAACAGCAGGTTGAACACGCCCAGGCCGATCGCCGCCTGCACGACTGCCCCGGCGCCTTCGCCGATGTCGCTTTCGCTCAGGAACCCGTAGCGAAAGCCGGCAATCACGTAGAAGAACGGATTGGCCCGGCTCACCGCCTGGAAAACGGGTGCGAGATTGTCGATCGTGTAGAACGTGCCCGACAGCAGGCTGAGCGGGGCGACGATGAAATTGGTGATCATCGCGTTGTGATCGAACTTTTCCGACCAGATGGACGTCATCAGCCCCATCAGGGACAGCATGGTCGTCCCCATCAGGCCGAACCAGACGATCGCCCATGGCTCGGCCGGCCACAGGCTGACGCCCGGCCAAAGCACCATGGCGAGCGCGACCGCACCGCCCACGGCTACCCCGCGCGTGATGGCCGCCAGCACGATGCCGGTCATCAGCTCCCCTTCCGACAAGGGCGGCATCAGCAGATCGATGATGGTCCCCTGTATCTTGCCCGACAGCAGGCTGAAGCTGGAATTGGCAAACGCGTTCTGCATCATGCCCATCACGATCAGCCCCGGAGCGACGAAGCTGGCGAAAGGCACGCCCAGGACCTCTCGGCCGCCCCGGCCCAGCGCGACCGAGAAGATGATGAGGAACAACAGGGTCGTGACAGCCGGAGCCCAGACGGTCTGGATCTGGACCTTGAGAAAACGGCGCACCTCCTTCATATAAAGGCTCCACAAACCGATGCGGTTCACGCCTGTTATCAGGGGCTCTCCGCGCGGTGAGAACGCCGGGCTTGCCTGTCCCTGCGGTTGCACGATTTCGGGGCTGTCAGCGCTCTGTTTCATGCGCGCATCGCTAGGCGCTTGCCACCAGCCGTGCAAGAACGGGTGCAGGCAGGACGAGGGAAGGCTGGTAAAGACACTATCGCGCCTTATGTGGGCTGCACACGGCGCCCGAATCGGCGCAGAGATTTGATGACAGGACATCCATGAGCTGGACCGAAGAACGCACTGCCAAGCTGAAGACGATGTGGGAAAAAGGCTCCACCGCGAGCCAGATTGCCGAAGAGCTTGGCGGGGTCAGCCGTAACGCCGTGATCGGCAAGGCGCACCGCCTGGGCCTGAAATCGCGCCCCTCCCCGGTAAAGGCCGGCGAGAAGAAGAAAGCAGCTGCTAAGCCGGCGGCGAAGGCCGCTCCCAAGGCGCCGCCGAAAAAGGCAGCGCCTGCGCCCAAGCCGGTTGCAAAACCTGCGCCGGCCGCGCCTGCTCGCCCCGCTGCCGGACCCGCGCAGGTCTCTGGCGACAGCAAGGCCCCCCAACCCATGCCGGAAAAGCGGTCCGACATGCCGAAGATCGTGTCCGTCGGCCCCGGCGGGTTCCTGCGCCAGGGCCCGGGCGACCAGCAGCCGCCGATCCCGCCGGCCCCGCCGCGCCGCCTCGTCCCGCAAAAGCCCAGCCCCGAAATCGCCGACAAGACCAGCCTGCTGGACCTGTCGGAAAAGGTCTGCCGCTGGCCGATGGGTCATCCGGGCGAAGCCGATTTCCATTTCTGCGGCGAAGCGGTCAATCCCGGCTTCCCCTATTGCGTCGAGCATTGCGGCCGGGCCTACCAGGCACAGCTGCCCCGTGGTGCGCGCCGTCCCCCTCCGCCGCTGCCGTTCGGCGGACCGCGCGTACGCTGACTTTTCAGACATAAAAGGCCCGGCCGTCGCGAGACAGCCGGGCCTTTTCGTTTACGAGACATTTTCCGAGGGAGTCCACCATGCCGATTTCGCTTCACGCCGCCTATGTCCCCAGCGCCTTGCAGATGCTGGGCACTGCCGGTCACCTGCTGGGGAAGGCCGAGACATGGTGCAGCGAACAGGGCGTGAGCGAAGCCGACATGATCGGCGAACGCATCATCGAAGACATGCTTCCTTTCACATACCAGGTGAAATGCGTTGCCGAACATACGCGAGGCGCGGTCGAGGGTGTGCGGGCAGGCGTCTATTCGCCCGACCTCAATCCGCCGCCCACCAGCTTTGCCGCCCTGCGCGAGAAGCTGGCCGGAGCCACGCAATTCATGGAAGGGCTGGACGAGGCGGAGATGGAAAGCTTCGTCGGCCAGCCGATGCGGTTCGAGTTCAAGGAAAACCGGCTGGACTTCACCGCCGACCAGTTCCTGCTCAGTTTCAGCCAGCCGAACTTCTATTTCCACGCCGCCACTGCCTACAACATCCTGCGGATGAAGGGCGTGGGCGTGGGCAAGATGAATTTCATGGGACGAATGCGCCTGGCCGGTTGAAGCCAGCCCTGTCCGTCAGCGCGCCTGCGGTCAGCGGCGGCGGGCAAACCAGATCGTGTGGCGCGGCCCCTTGTTGTTCGGCCGCGCCCTCACGGCACGGACCTCCACGTCGAAGCCTGCGTCCTTCAGGCGGCCGGTGAACTTGTGGTCGTCCGCCGCCGACCAGATGGCCAGCATGCCCCCGGGGTTCAGCGCGTCTCGGCAGCGGGCAATGCCGGTGCGGGTATAAAGGCGTTCGTTGCCTTCGCGAACTATGCCGTCGGGTCCATTGTCGACGTCCAGCAGGATGGCGTCGTATTTCGCGGTCGTGCCATCGACGGCATCGTCGATCAGGGCCGCTACGTCGGCAATCGCAACCTCGCCGCGGGGATCGTCCAGCGTATCGCCCGTCAGGTGCGCGAGCGGTCCCTTCGCCCAGTCGAGGATGTCGGGCACGACTTCCGCCACCACGACTTGCCCGCCTTCATCCGGCAGCGCCTCTAGCGCGGCACGGAAGGTGAAGCCCATGCCATATCCGCCGATCAGCACACGCGGCGCGCGTGCCTCGAGCTGTTCCATGGTGAGCTGCGCCAGCTGTTCCTCACTGAACTGCATGCGCGTGCCCATCAGCTCGTCGCGGCCGAGCATGATGATGAAATCGCGGCCATGGCTGACGAGGGTCAGCGTGTCGCCCTGCGGAATACTGGCGGTGGCGATGGTTTCACGGGGTAGCATGATCGCTCTCTTTCACGAATGAAAAGGGCCGCGAACACGTCGCGGCCCCTCTCTTCTGGCAGGTCCGAAGGATCAGTCCTTCAGGAAGTCCGGCACGTGGGCACCGCCGTCGGAGTCTCCCCCGCCGTCACGGTTGCCGCCGC
This is a stretch of genomic DNA from Erythrobacteraceae bacterium WH01K. It encodes these proteins:
- a CDS encoding TauD/TfdA family dioxygenase, yielding MASTPDTKDFPAVIHGQGDLGEFLSQQKTAVDDALLHAGTLLFRGFDVPDAGHFDAAVEGYGEDGFTYEESLSNAVRVNVTPRVFTANEAPPETEIHLHHEMAQTPIYPSKLFFYCEIAPSEGGATPVCRSDWLLERMRAEAPEVAERFAREGVRYTNVMPGADDAGSGQGRSWKSTLGAQTREDAERRLAALGYEWQWREDGSLRATTPVLPAIRELPDGRETFFNQLIAAFRGWSDARNRADKSVTFGDGTPVTAEDMAPAIEASEALTRDVEWQAGDVALLDNFLVMHGRRPFSGKRRVLASLVS
- a CDS encoding solute:sodium symporter family transporter — encoded protein: MAGGDILFTGLSCIVFMALVGFASWYRTRGTASTGEGYFLAGRGLTATFIAGSLLLTNLSAEQLIGLNGSAYGYDMSSMAWEVTAAVATIAMALVFLPRYLAGAFTTLPQFLADRFDESVRRMSVVLFMLGYGLVTIPSVLYSGSVAVMALFDVPGLTGLAYVPALVATIVAIGVTGAIYAVFGGLKAVAVSDTINGVGLLIVGILIPVLGLIALGDGEFTRGLSRLLAGHPEKLNAIGDAQSPTPFGTIFTGMIFANLFYWCTNQYVIQRTLGARSLAEGQKGVLASGFFKIMVPFMMMIPGVIAFHLYGPGFATIDQAYPRLVADLLPVALSGFFLAVLLGAVFSSFNSLLNSAATLFAIDVYAPARNDAVDDAELVRVAKFASVVIALFSFAIAPLLHFAQEGLWQVIRVFTGFYNIPTIAIVIVGLFTRRVPALGAKIAIVFHVVVYALLRFVLDDVVTLHFIHQYALLFLAEVAIMLAAGYWRPRETPWSFTPRHEIDLEEWRYAKPLAGTLFSCVVALYLLFSPLALAGESGFSDLFGLSMAGLVMANVAIWLAARRRGMPAPVS
- a CDS encoding ABC transporter permease, coding for MKQSADSPEIVQPQGQASPAFSPRGEPLITGVNRIGLWSLYMKEVRRFLKVQIQTVWAPAVTTLLFLIIFSVALGRGGREVLGVPFASFVAPGLIVMGMMQNAFANSSFSLLSGKIQGTIIDLLMPPLSEGELMTGIVLAAITRGVAVGGAVALAMVLWPGVSLWPAEPWAIVWFGLMGTTMLSLMGLMTSIWSEKFDHNAMITNFIVAPLSLLSGTFYTIDNLAPVFQAVSRANPFFYVIAGFRYGFLSESDIGEGAGAVVQAAIGLGVFNLLFAVIVYRVLKSGWKIKD
- a CDS encoding DUF1993 domain-containing protein, coding for MPISLHAAYVPSALQMLGTAGHLLGKAETWCSEQGVSEADMIGERIIEDMLPFTYQVKCVAEHTRGAVEGVRAGVYSPDLNPPPTSFAALREKLAGATQFMEGLDEAEMESFVGQPMRFEFKENRLDFTADQFLLSFSQPNFYFHAATAYNILRMKGVGVGKMNFMGRMRLAG
- the hspQ gene encoding heat shock protein HspQ, which translates into the protein MDNSVYFSSTAGREIEVPRSASARFAIGDVVRHKMFDFRGVIFDIDPVFANSDEWYESIPRDIRPRRDQPFYHLFAENDESNYVAYVSQQNLLADPDGGPVEHPEVSQLFEAFSKGRYKMQRKLTH
- a CDS encoding spermidine synthase gives rise to the protein MLPRETIATASIPQGDTLTLVSHGRDFIIMLGRDELMGTRMQFSEEQLAQLTMEQLEARAPRVLIGGYGMGFTFRAALEALPDEGGQVVVAEVVPDILDWAKGPLAHLTGDTLDDPRGEVAIADVAALIDDAVDGTTAKYDAILLDVDNGPDGIVREGNERLYTRTGIARCRDALNPGGMLAIWSAADDHKFTGRLKDAGFDVEVRAVRARPNNKGPRHTIWFARRR
- a CDS encoding GcrA family cell cycle regulator — encoded protein: MSWTEERTAKLKTMWEKGSTASQIAEELGGVSRNAVIGKAHRLGLKSRPSPVKAGEKKKAAAKPAAKAAPKAPPKKAAPAPKPVAKPAPAAPARPAAGPAQVSGDSKAPQPMPEKRSDMPKIVSVGPGGFLRQGPGDQQPPIPPAPPRRLVPQKPSPEIADKTSLLDLSEKVCRWPMGHPGEADFHFCGEAVNPGFPYCVEHCGRAYQAQLPRGARRPPPPLPFGGPRVR
- a CDS encoding Gfo/Idh/MocA family oxidoreductase → MSSQFRYSIAGCGMMGREHMRNVALVPGARLVGICDPDEGSREAARVLAEELGQAPEFFSDCGAMLDTAKPDAVIIASPNMTHFDVVRQVMAAGPAILLEKPMCTNLADARALHAMAANYPAPIWVGLEYRFMPPVARFIERVHAGETGPVKMASIREHRFPFLEKVGDWNRFNRNSGGTLVEKCCHFFDLMRHILQDEPRRIYASGAQDVNHLDERYDGEVPDIIDNAVVVVDFVRGARAVLDLCMFAEGSEQQEDIYALGPAGKLEVALPRASVIWSPRDRSGPVAEPVATPAEALAAGDHWGATYYQLCAFHDCLASGKAPQIGTLDGLRSVQMGVAAQESMASGQAVELDFGKDA